The following are encoded in a window of Ictalurus punctatus breed USDA103 chromosome 13, Coco_2.0, whole genome shotgun sequence genomic DNA:
- the LOC108273774 gene encoding 7-methylguanosine phosphate-specific 5'-nucleotidase isoform X2 — protein MNILLKMIPELKHASVRMRDGGRVETIIEHMRREGPNALQVISDFDMTLTRFAHKGTRCPTSYGILHSSTVISEDCKAKMSDLFDLYYPVEINNSMSVEEKIPHMEEWWTRAHDLLIKEQIRKDQLVQAVRDSGAMLREGYKSFFDVLRWNSVPLLIFSAGVGDILEEVITEHGVFHPNVRVFSNYMDFDQHGVVRAFKGDVIHTFNKREGALQNTQQFVHDRSNVLLLGDSLGDLDMADGVQGLRNILRIGYLNDKVEERREAYVKSYDIVLEKDETLDVPNAILNYITAEKRDHTPV, from the exons ATGAACATCTTGCTGAAAATG ATTCCGGAGCTGAAGCACGCGTCGGTGCGTATGAGAGACGGAGGACGAGTGGAGACCATCATCGAACACATGCGGAGAGAAGGACCTAATGCactgcag gtgatttcTGACTTCGACATGACGCTCACCAGATTTGCTCACAAAGGGACACGCTGCCCTACCTCATACG GTATTCTACACAGCAGCACTGTCATTAGCGAGGACTGTAAAGCCAAG ATGTCGGATTTGTTTGATCTTTATTACCCTGTTGAGATCAACAACTCGATGTCGGTGGAGGAGAAAATCCCTCACATGGAGGAATG gtggaCGCGAGCTCACGATTTGCTCATCAAAGAGCAAATCAGGAAAGACCAGCTGGTTCAGGCTGTAAGAGACTCCGGCGCCATGTTGAG agagGGGTACAAGTCTTTCTTTGACGTGCTGCGGTGGAACTCTGTTCCTCTGCTGATCTTCTCAGCCGGAGTCGGAGATATTTTAGAAGAAGTGATCACTGAACACGGGGTCTTCCACCCAAACGTGCGCGTCTTCTCCAACTACATGGACTTCGACCAACAC ggtgtGGTGCGTGCATTTAAGGGCGATGTGATCCACACGTTTAATAAAAGAGAGGGCGCTCTACAGAACACACAGCAGTTCGTACACGATCGCAGCAACGTGCTGCTGCTGGGAGATTCGCTGGGAGACCTGGACATGGCCGACGGCGTGCAGGGCCTCCGCAACATCCTGCGCATCGGCTACCTCAACGACAAG GTCGAGGAGAGGAGGGAGGCGTACGTCAAGTCTTACGACATCGTGCTGGAGAAGGACGAGACGCTGGACGTCCCAAATGCAATACTTAATTACATCACAGCGGAGAAACGAGACCACACGCCCGTCTGA
- the LOC108273774 gene encoding 7-methylguanosine phosphate-specific 5'-nucleotidase isoform X3: MRDGGRVETIIEHMRREGPNALQVISDFDMTLTRFAHKGTRCPTSYGILHSSTVISEDCKAKMSDLFDLYYPVEINNSMSVEEKIPHMEEWWTRAHDLLIKEQIRKDQLVQAVRDSGAMLREGYKSFFDVLRWNSVPLLIFSAGVGDILEEVITEHGVFHPNVRVFSNYMDFDQHGVVRAFKGDVIHTFNKREGALQNTQQFVHDRSNVLLLGDSLGDLDMADGVQGLRNILRIGYLNDKVEERREAYVKSYDIVLEKDETLDVPNAILNYITAEKRDHTPV; encoded by the exons ATGAGAGACGGAGGACGAGTGGAGACCATCATCGAACACATGCGGAGAGAAGGACCTAATGCactgcag gtgatttcTGACTTCGACATGACGCTCACCAGATTTGCTCACAAAGGGACACGCTGCCCTACCTCATACG GTATTCTACACAGCAGCACTGTCATTAGCGAGGACTGTAAAGCCAAG ATGTCGGATTTGTTTGATCTTTATTACCCTGTTGAGATCAACAACTCGATGTCGGTGGAGGAGAAAATCCCTCACATGGAGGAATG gtggaCGCGAGCTCACGATTTGCTCATCAAAGAGCAAATCAGGAAAGACCAGCTGGTTCAGGCTGTAAGAGACTCCGGCGCCATGTTGAG agagGGGTACAAGTCTTTCTTTGACGTGCTGCGGTGGAACTCTGTTCCTCTGCTGATCTTCTCAGCCGGAGTCGGAGATATTTTAGAAGAAGTGATCACTGAACACGGGGTCTTCCACCCAAACGTGCGCGTCTTCTCCAACTACATGGACTTCGACCAACAC ggtgtGGTGCGTGCATTTAAGGGCGATGTGATCCACACGTTTAATAAAAGAGAGGGCGCTCTACAGAACACACAGCAGTTCGTACACGATCGCAGCAACGTGCTGCTGCTGGGAGATTCGCTGGGAGACCTGGACATGGCCGACGGCGTGCAGGGCCTCCGCAACATCCTGCGCATCGGCTACCTCAACGACAAG GTCGAGGAGAGGAGGGAGGCGTACGTCAAGTCTTACGACATCGTGCTGGAGAAGGACGAGACGCTGGACGTCCCAAATGCAATACTTAATTACATCACAGCGGAGAAACGAGACCACACGCCCGTCTGA
- the fkbp10b gene encoding peptidyl-prolyl cis-trans isomerase FKBP10 produces the protein MSRSRLILSAVLALWACGSCSPGPVEDVRVDPYSRPKRCIREVKRGDLVRYHYNATFTDGKQFDSSYDRGTAFFVKVGDGRQLAGVDKGIVGMCVSERRKITVPPHLAYGSQGAGDTIPADSTLVFDLVLLDIFNMADRVKTQVIKTPQNCTRSVTRTDFVRFHFNGSLLDGTPFDSSYDRSQTQDNLIGDGWLIKGLDEGLLGMCVGEIRNFVIPPFLAFGEKGYGKEIPPHATVVYDILLVDLHNPKDDISVEVREIPEPCTRKSIAGDYVRYHYNGTFLDGAAFDSSYEHNSTYNTYIGLGYVISGMDKGLQGVCMGERRRITMPPHLAYGQEGAGKEIPASAVLVFDIHVIDFHNPKDSVQVDVTFRPEVCNETSQVNDYIQYHYNCTLMDGTLLFTSRDYSVPQDVLLGGDKVIDGLDEGLRGMCVGERRTIVIPPHLGHGEKGAGSVPGSAVLRFELELVSIQKGVPEGYLFVWLDETPGAIFNALDINQDKEVPLEEFSEFIKRQVAEGKGRLKPARDPESVIGDMFKNQDRNGDGRITADELKLKAEEDAEKALHEEL, from the exons ATGTCCCGCTCGAGGCTGATCCTGAGTGCGGTGCTCGCGCTGTGGGCGTGCGGCTCGTGCAGCCCGGGGCCGGTGGAGGACGTGCGCGTGGACCCGTACTCACGGCCGAAGCGCTGCATCAGAGAGGTGAAGAGAGGAGACCTGGTGAGGTATCACTACAACGCCACGTTTACTGACGGAAAACAGTTCGACTCCAG ttACGACAGAGGCACAGCGTTCTTCGTGAAGGTCGGTGACGGACGTCAGCTTGCCGGAGTGGACAAAGGCATCGTGGGAATGTGTGTGAGCGAGCGCAGGAAGATCACCGTCCCACCACACCTGGCTTACGGCAGTCAGGGAGCag gtgacACCATTCCTGCTGACTCGACTCTGGTGTTTGATCTCGTCCTACTCGATATCTTCAACATGGCCGACCGTGTAAAGACGCAGGTGATCAAGACGCCGCAGAACTGCACGCGCTCTGTCACGAGGACCGATTTCGTCCGCTTCCACTTCAATGGAAGTCTGCTAGACGGCACGCCGTTTGACTCCAG ttacGATCGCTCTCAGACGCAGGACAATTTAATCGGAGACGGCTGGTTGATTAAAGGACTGGATGAAGGGCTGTTGGGGATGTGTGTGGGGGAGATCAGAAACTTCGTCATCCCTCCGTTCCTGGCCTTCGGAGAGAAAGGATAcg GGAAAGAGATCCCGCCTCACGCCACGGTGGTGTACGACATCCTGCTCGTGGACCTGCACAACCCTAAAGACGACATCAGTGTGGAGGTTCGGGAAATCCCCGAGCCCTGTACGCGCAAATCTATAGCGGGAGACTACGTCCGCTACCACTACAACGGCACCTTCCTCGACGGAGCCGCCTTCGACAGCAG TTACGAGCATAACAGTACGTACAACACGTACATCGGGCTGGGCTACGTGATCTCGGGCATGGATAAAGGGCTGCAGGGCGTGTGTATGGGCGAGAGGAGGAGGATCACCATGCCGCCTCACCTGGCGTACGGACAAGAAGGAGCAG GTAAAGAAATCCCCGCCTCGGCCGTGCTGGTGTTCGATATCCACGTGATCGACTTCCACAACCCGAAAGACTCGGTGCAGGTGGACGTGACCTTCAGACCCGAGGTGTGTAACGAGACCAGCCAAGTTAACGACTACATCCAGTATCACTACAACTGCACGCTGATGGACGGTACACTGCTCTTCACGTC gCGTGATTACAGCGTTcctcaggacgtgctgttaggAGGAGATAAAGTGATCGACGGTCTGGATGAAGGTCTGAGAgggatgtgtgtgggtgagaggaGGACCATCGTCATCCCGCCGCACCTGGGACATGGAGAGAAAGGAG CGGGAAGTGTTCCAGGCAGCGCTGTGCTGCGCTTCGAGCTCGAGCTCGTCTCCATACAGAAAGGCGTTCCTGAAGGCTACCTGTTTGTTTGGCTGGACGAGACGCCCGGGGCGATTTTCAACGCTTTGGACATAAATCAGGATAAAGAAGTTCCACTGGaggag TTCTCAGAGTTCATCAAGCGTCAAGTGGCAGAGGGTAAAGGTCGCCTGAAACCAGCTCGGGATCCCGAGAGCGTCATCGGAGACATGTTTAAAAACCAGGACAGGAACGGGGACGGACGGATTACGGCCGACGAGCTGAAACTCAAAGCGGAGGAAGACGCTGAGAAAGCTCTGCATGAagagctgtga
- the LOC108273774 gene encoding 7-methylguanosine phosphate-specific 5'-nucleotidase isoform X1, with amino-acid sequence MGLIELKVVLLQIPELKHASVRMRDGGRVETIIEHMRREGPNALQVISDFDMTLTRFAHKGTRCPTSYGILHSSTVISEDCKAKMSDLFDLYYPVEINNSMSVEEKIPHMEEWWTRAHDLLIKEQIRKDQLVQAVRDSGAMLREGYKSFFDVLRWNSVPLLIFSAGVGDILEEVITEHGVFHPNVRVFSNYMDFDQHGVVRAFKGDVIHTFNKREGALQNTQQFVHDRSNVLLLGDSLGDLDMADGVQGLRNILRIGYLNDKVEERREAYVKSYDIVLEKDETLDVPNAILNYITAEKRDHTPV; translated from the exons ATGGGTTTAATAGAGTTAAAGGTTGTTCTTTTGCAGATTCCGGAGCTGAAGCACGCGTCGGTGCGTATGAGAGACGGAGGACGAGTGGAGACCATCATCGAACACATGCGGAGAGAAGGACCTAATGCactgcag gtgatttcTGACTTCGACATGACGCTCACCAGATTTGCTCACAAAGGGACACGCTGCCCTACCTCATACG GTATTCTACACAGCAGCACTGTCATTAGCGAGGACTGTAAAGCCAAG ATGTCGGATTTGTTTGATCTTTATTACCCTGTTGAGATCAACAACTCGATGTCGGTGGAGGAGAAAATCCCTCACATGGAGGAATG gtggaCGCGAGCTCACGATTTGCTCATCAAAGAGCAAATCAGGAAAGACCAGCTGGTTCAGGCTGTAAGAGACTCCGGCGCCATGTTGAG agagGGGTACAAGTCTTTCTTTGACGTGCTGCGGTGGAACTCTGTTCCTCTGCTGATCTTCTCAGCCGGAGTCGGAGATATTTTAGAAGAAGTGATCACTGAACACGGGGTCTTCCACCCAAACGTGCGCGTCTTCTCCAACTACATGGACTTCGACCAACAC ggtgtGGTGCGTGCATTTAAGGGCGATGTGATCCACACGTTTAATAAAAGAGAGGGCGCTCTACAGAACACACAGCAGTTCGTACACGATCGCAGCAACGTGCTGCTGCTGGGAGATTCGCTGGGAGACCTGGACATGGCCGACGGCGTGCAGGGCCTCCGCAACATCCTGCGCATCGGCTACCTCAACGACAAG GTCGAGGAGAGGAGGGAGGCGTACGTCAAGTCTTACGACATCGTGCTGGAGAAGGACGAGACGCTGGACGTCCCAAATGCAATACTTAATTACATCACAGCGGAGAAACGAGACCACACGCCCGTCTGA